TGCCATTGATAGTATATCGTTAAACACTTTTGCCTTTGCCGGTCAACCCGTGTCACGAGGAGAGCAAAGCGCAGAACCTGTGCTGGTTACACGAATATCGAGCACGGCATTGTAAAGTGTCACTTTTGAAATTTCGAGTCAGAAACGACTAGAAATTCACTTCATTTCCAATATCGTCATAACAACGTGCGGTTAGATGCTCTGGTTCAACATCTGTACGTGCGTTAATAATAATTGAGGTCTTAGCAGTATCTTCCAGGTTGGTGATGTCTTTACGGCGTTTATTATTCAGGTAATTGGCGACAGTTTCGTGTACATTTAGTACGAGGCGGGCAATATTCTTTTTATTCACCGTGGTCATCAGCGTCCGCATGACTTCGATAGCCATACTTTCGGCTGTTTTTACTTGTCCCGTTCCGCGGCAGGAGGGGCAATCTTCATACATGCTTCTGCGGAGTGAGGGGCGAATTCTCTGGCGGGTCATTTCTATCAGGCCAAAGGGGCTGATACGCAGGACTTTGGTTCGGGCGCGGTCACGTTTTACGAGTTCGCGCAATCGGCGTTCGACTGAACGGCGGTGTTTTTCTTCGCGCATATCAATAAAGTCGATCACAATCACCCCGCCGAGGTCGCGAAGTCTGATCTGACGGCTGATTTCTTCGGCCGCTTTCATATTTACTTTAAACGCGGTCTTTTCGGCATTGTCATCGGCACGGTAGTTTCCACTGTTGACGTCGATTGCCACCAGAGCTTCCGTCTGGTCGATCACGATCGATCCGCCGCCTTTCATTGGGACGTGTCGATTTTGAATACTGCAGATCTCATCATCGAGATCGCTGTTATAAAAAATGGGATCGTTGCCGGTGTAATGTTTGATTCGATTGACGTGTTTGGGGAGTACGACTTTCATAAAATCGCGTGCTCTTTGATAAGCGGTGGGCTCATCAATATAGAGCGTATCGATTTCGCTGTTGTAGATATCGCGAATCGTACGAATCATCATGTCGCTCTCTGAGTATATCTCGACAGGAGCGGGTAGTTTTTTGATACGTCCGACAATGGTGCCCCACAATCGGAGCAGGTAGTTCAAGTCGCGCTTGAGATCATCTGCGGTTCGGTCAATGCCGGCGGTCCGTACGATGAATCCAAGTCCGGGAGGCGGCGCCAGTTTGGTGAGGATCGTTCGCAGTTGTCGTCTGACGTCTTCGTCGGTGATTTTGCGACTGATACCGACACGCTGCAGACCGGGCATAATTACCAGGTAGCGTCCGGGGATACTGATATAGGTTGATAGGGTAGGGCCTTTGTTGCCGAGACCTTCCTTGATGACTTGGACCAGGACTTCACTGCCGCGTTTCAGGATTTCCTGAATGGGCGGTTTATTGGCCACGCTGCGTTCATTGATGCGACGGCCTTTTGAGTTTTTACCCCGCCCGGGTTTGCCGTTTCCATCGCCGTTTTCAGTGAGGTGTTTGTAGTATTGGTGTTCGATGTCACTGACATGCAGAAAGCCGTTACGGCCGACACCAAAATCGACGAACGCAGCCTGGATGCTGGGTTCAATATTGACCACTTTTCCCTTGTAGATATTACCTACCAGATTTTCGAGGCTGTTTCGTTCTACATAAAGTTCTTCGAGAATACCATCTTCTACGATGGCGATTCGACTTTCCTCCGGTTGGAGGACATTAATCAGCATTTCCTTTTTCATGGAATACCCTTTGTCGTGTGGTTTCACGACGAAAATTGTATTCTTCCTCAGTCGCTGAAGAGACGGACGTTTCCTGCATTGATTGGATCTTTGCCCGGAGTGTGTCGGTCTGTAGTCTGCCGCAGAAGTGGATGATCCAGGAAGGGGCAGATCTCATAGGATGGATTGTATTTCTTCGGCATGAAACCGAAGGCACACAATCGATGAGAGATTTCATGATGCGATTGTTGAGTCGAATCATTTCCTGAGCGATGTCATGAAGGGGCGTAAATCCTGAGGTTGCTGGTTCCGGTCTGCTTACTTCGTTCATCAGATTATCGGAAACGGAGCATAGCTCAAAAAGCCGAGCATCCATTGCGGTAAACTGAAGTGAAGGGCAGGTGGTTCCAGCAAGTAGAGAAGTCCCTTGTTGACTCTGAAAATGTGACATGATAGCCGCAGCATTCCACTTTAAGGCGGCAATTGCCGTCTTGCTCATTCTTTGCTGTAAATGATCGGGTGGTTTGTTCATGCTGTCATTGATGTGAAGCCACAGGATGCGGGAATTTCAAACTTGCTGGATTGAGAGACCAGAGTTGTTTGACGGAGTTCCATTGCATTCACCTGTGGTACTCACACGTTGTTCGTTTCAGGGCCAGGAAATGATTTTACAATACATTTCGTCTTGATTGAATTTGTTCTTACTTGATCCATTCACCACCGAGGTGAAATGGACGACAGCTGGCTGGTTTCATTGAAGCCAAGTAAACCAGCTGCAAAATGTAAACGTTAAATTGTGATGATGAATGCAGGTTAAAACTCTGCATTCACCCGGAAATCAATATGTCTGTCTGTTTGATGCTTAAAGAAGGAGCCGTTTCGTAACATCATAAACTGGTTACATGGGAAGTTCTTCATCAAACAGGTCAGGACAAATTTTATACAGTTCTCCTCTTAAATAGCTTTCTACGTCACGGGCAACATCGATGGTCATCGCATGTGCGGCGATTTCCTCTGCCCGTTCAATTGTCAGATGTCTGATTACTTCTTTTACTTCCGGGATCGCCAGTGGAGTGGCACTGATCTGTCGGATTCCCAGTCCTGCCAGTAATGGAATCGATTTGAGATCAGAGCTCATCTGGCCACAGACGGTGACCGGTATATTTTTCTTATGGGCTGCCTCCACAACCATTTTGATCAACCTTAAAATCGAAGGGTCTGAAGAGTTGTACAGAGGCGATACAGCGGGATCAGATCGATCCACGGCTAGAGTATACTGAATTAAATCATTTGTCCCAATGGAGAAAAAGTCAACTTCTTCCGCAAATTCTTCAGCCAGGAGGGCTGCAGCGGGGACTTCGACCATCATTCCGATCGGAATATTCGGGTTAAAATCGACTCCCCGTTCTTCAAGGTCTTCCAGGACGTCTCCCACGATCATTTTCGCCTGACGCCATTCCAGCAGGGTGGAAATCAGGGGAAACATAATGCGGACATCGCCGTGGACGGCAGCGCGGAATATGGCGCGGAGCTGGGTTTTAAATAGAGGCAGGTCGCGCAGGCTTAGCCGGACACTTCGCAGTCCCAATGCCGGATTCATGCCTTCTTTGGCCAGGTGTCGGTAGCCACGGGGAATTTTATCAGCACCCAAGTCCAGGGTTCGAATGACAATTGGCCTGTTCTGGGCAGCTTGCACGACGCGGCAGTAAGCGTCGTAGTGAACTTCTTCGGTCGGTTCAGTATTTGACTGGAGATACAGGAATTCGGTTCGATACAGGCCAATTCCATCCGCACCCCGTTCTCGACAGTGTTCGACTTCATTAGGAAATTCAATATTTCCCATGACGTGGATCCGAGTTCCGTCTTTCGTTTCCGAACGAATTTTTCGGCGGGCTGCCAGACGAGCCGCCATCGAACGCTGCCGTT
This window of the Gimesia fumaroli genome carries:
- a CDS encoding Rne/Rng family ribonuclease, which translates into the protein MKKEMLINVLQPEESRIAIVEDGILEELYVERNSLENLVGNIYKGKVVNIEPSIQAAFVDFGVGRNGFLHVSDIEHQYYKHLTENGDGNGKPGRGKNSKGRRINERSVANKPPIQEILKRGSEVLVQVIKEGLGNKGPTLSTYISIPGRYLVIMPGLQRVGISRKITDEDVRRQLRTILTKLAPPPGLGFIVRTAGIDRTADDLKRDLNYLLRLWGTIVGRIKKLPAPVEIYSESDMMIRTIRDIYNSEIDTLYIDEPTAYQRARDFMKVVLPKHVNRIKHYTGNDPIFYNSDLDDEICSIQNRHVPMKGGGSIVIDQTEALVAIDVNSGNYRADDNAEKTAFKVNMKAAEEISRQIRLRDLGGVIVIDFIDMREEKHRRSVERRLRELVKRDRARTKVLRISPFGLIEMTRQRIRPSLRRSMYEDCPSCRGTGQVKTAESMAIEVMRTLMTTVNKKNIARLVLNVHETVANYLNNKRRKDITNLEDTAKTSIIINARTDVEPEHLTARCYDDIGNEVNF
- the ptsP gene encoding phosphoenolpyruvate--protein phosphotransferase, with the translated sequence MLVKRGIAVSPGVNFGPALILGTEDFRIPRQFVSVNVIETEIARLKSAMDAVCEEIAENERLASDKLGEQYGAIFAAHLQMVSSPRLREEIETLIREKCYSPEHASSRVFRRYTKLVQHLGDNYLAERASDIIDLEKRLLKQLLGEKREELSNLTTPIIVLANNLTPSETAGLAKEFVLGFATEVGGRTSHTSILAGALEIPAVVGLGDFLSDISGGDMVIVDGNNGEVIIDPDEETLAKYKDTGERQRSMAARLAARRKIRSETKDGTRIHVMGNIEFPNEVEHCRERGADGIGLYRTEFLYLQSNTEPTEEVHYDAYCRVVQAAQNRPIVIRTLDLGADKIPRGYRHLAKEGMNPALGLRSVRLSLRDLPLFKTQLRAIFRAAVHGDVRIMFPLISTLLEWRQAKMIVGDVLEDLEERGVDFNPNIPIGMMVEVPAAALLAEEFAEEVDFFSIGTNDLIQYTLAVDRSDPAVSPLYNSSDPSILRLIKMVVEAAHKKNIPVTVCGQMSSDLKSIPLLAGLGIRQISATPLAIPEVKEVIRHLTIERAEEIAAHAMTIDVARDVESYLRGELYKICPDLFDEELPM